A region from the Methylocella sp. genome encodes:
- a CDS encoding tyrosine-type recombinase/integrase translates to MVNLRLKYVVEDVDRHGNVRIYFRRLGFPKIRLHGLPGSEEFQSAYASALAKTRAGESPSKSMPAERGSLAWLCLNYYHSADFRRLDPRTQHVRRLILDGLCKSAAGPLPYNKLTPLSILKWRDAKADRPEAANSLIKALRQLYAFAIEYRHATKNPAKDVKYLKGNSDGFHSWSEEEIACFEACHPLGSKARLALGLLLYTGQRRSDIVLFGRQQLRGEWLHFTQQKNRARNPITLAIPILPELLRIIEATPSGTFTFLVTEFGQPFTANGFGNRFRKWCDDAGLPPHCSAHGLRKAAATRLAEAGASESEIRAVTGHQTSREVIRYTKAASQKVLAKSGMAKLTGNKIVPLDPIRSVPLKKVEGTSIG, encoded by the coding sequence ATGGTCAACCTTCGGCTCAAATATGTCGTTGAAGACGTCGACCGTCACGGCAATGTCCGCATCTATTTCCGTAGGCTGGGCTTTCCCAAAATCAGACTGCATGGACTTCCGGGATCGGAAGAATTTCAATCAGCTTATGCTTCCGCGCTTGCTAAGACTCGGGCTGGCGAATCGCCGAGCAAGTCCATGCCGGCTGAACGCGGATCGTTGGCATGGCTGTGCCTGAACTACTACCATTCCGCAGACTTCCGTCGCCTGGATCCTCGCACGCAGCATGTGCGTCGCCTGATTCTCGATGGACTGTGCAAGAGCGCCGCGGGACCATTGCCCTACAACAAGCTGACGCCGCTCAGCATCCTCAAATGGCGCGACGCCAAGGCGGATCGGCCGGAAGCGGCGAACTCGCTCATCAAAGCGCTGCGCCAGCTTTACGCCTTCGCGATCGAATACCGGCACGCCACCAAAAACCCCGCGAAGGACGTCAAATATCTGAAGGGTAATTCCGACGGCTTTCATTCATGGTCGGAAGAGGAAATTGCATGCTTCGAGGCTTGCCATCCACTAGGCTCGAAGGCCAGGCTGGCCCTCGGGTTGCTGCTCTACACGGGGCAACGCCGATCCGACATCGTGCTTTTCGGACGGCAGCAGTTGCGAGGCGAATGGCTTCATTTCACTCAGCAGAAAAATCGGGCGCGCAACCCGATCACGTTGGCTATACCGATTCTTCCCGAACTCCTCCGCATTATCGAAGCGACACCATCCGGCACGTTTACGTTTTTGGTGACGGAATTTGGCCAGCCCTTCACAGCCAACGGCTTCGGCAACCGCTTCCGTAAATGGTGCGATGACGCTGGGCTGCCGCCGCATTGCTCAGCGCATGGCCTTCGCAAAGCCGCCGCGACGCGGCTGGCGGAAGCCGGAGCGTCGGAAAGCGAGATTCGCGCCGTCACAGGGCATCAGACATCGCGCGAAGTGATTCGCTACACAAAAGCAGCAAGTCAAAAGGTGTTGGCCAAGAGCGGCATGGCGAAACTAACCGGAAACAAAATTGTCCCACTCGATCCCATTAGGAGTGTCCCACTCAAAAAAGTGGAAGGAACTTCAATAGGATAG
- a CDS encoding SulP family inorganic anion transporter, with product MAGLAVAAVAIPSAIAYPAIAGLPPQVGVYSSILPLLGYALLGPSRQLIVGPDAATMTVLAAALADVSANAPDDRVAAAAAVALAVGVFCFFASWLHLGVVAAFLSKPILVGFISGVSISILVGQIGRLTGLRIESEGLVAPVVELFQKAGSINWLSLAVGAAAFGLLQLVTALRSPVPGPLVVVILAVIASAVFGLEQKGVAVVGRLPSALPTLALPDMTHLTLPQVALDAAAVWLVSFGSGIVAARSFGARGKFEVDADAELIGFGAANLASGLFGGFPVTVSDSRTAINMAVGGRSQVSGIVAALTLAAILLYLNDALRILPTPALGAILVAAAISLIDIASLREIWRISRMEFVFALIGMAGPVSLGVLRGVIIAVGATLLYVLLQEMRPHDAMLGVIPGRRGFYKLHRFKEARPIPGLSLCLLQGSLLFFNVDYVKGRLAAIARELPAETRWFVLDANAIAQLDSTAAAMLEDARAMFAAKGIAFGIAELHKRPHAILERAGLLDEIGKTMVFEDLEEAATAFAGLPPNGPR from the coding sequence ATGGCCGGCCTGGCGGTGGCGGCTGTGGCGATCCCGAGCGCCATCGCCTATCCGGCGATCGCCGGGCTGCCGCCGCAGGTCGGCGTCTATTCGAGCATCCTCCCGCTGCTGGGCTACGCCCTGCTCGGGCCGTCGCGCCAGCTCATCGTCGGCCCTGACGCCGCGACGATGACTGTGCTGGCCGCCGCTCTCGCCGACGTCTCGGCGAACGCCCCGGATGACCGCGTCGCCGCAGCCGCGGCAGTGGCCCTCGCCGTCGGCGTTTTCTGCTTCTTCGCCAGTTGGCTCCACCTTGGCGTCGTCGCCGCCTTTTTGTCGAAGCCGATCCTTGTGGGTTTCATCAGCGGCGTCTCGATTTCTATCCTGGTCGGACAGATCGGGCGGCTGACCGGCCTGCGAATCGAATCCGAGGGCCTTGTCGCCCCCGTCGTGGAGCTGTTCCAGAAAGCGGGGTCGATCAACTGGCTGTCCCTCGCCGTCGGAGCGGCGGCGTTTGGCCTTCTCCAGCTAGTGACCGCGTTGCGTTCGCCGGTGCCAGGACCGCTTGTCGTCGTCATCCTTGCAGTCATAGCCTCCGCGGTCTTCGGCCTTGAGCAAAAGGGCGTCGCGGTCGTCGGCCGCCTGCCGAGCGCCCTACCCACGCTGGCTCTGCCCGACATGACCCATCTGACCCTACCGCAAGTCGCGCTCGACGCGGCGGCGGTGTGGCTCGTCAGCTTCGGCTCCGGCATCGTCGCGGCGCGCAGTTTTGGCGCGCGCGGCAAGTTCGAGGTCGACGCCGACGCCGAGCTGATCGGATTTGGCGCGGCAAATCTCGCGTCGGGGTTGTTCGGCGGCTTTCCCGTCACCGTCTCCGACTCGCGCACGGCCATCAACATGGCCGTCGGCGGGCGATCGCAGGTTTCGGGCATCGTGGCGGCCCTGACTCTCGCCGCGATCCTTCTTTATCTGAACGACGCGCTGCGCATTTTGCCGACGCCGGCGCTCGGCGCCATTCTCGTCGCCGCCGCGATCAGCCTCATCGATATCGCAAGCCTGCGCGAGATCTGGCGTATCAGCCGCATGGAGTTTGTCTTCGCCCTGATCGGGATGGCGGGGCCTGTCAGTCTTGGCGTGTTGAGGGGCGTCATAATCGCCGTCGGCGCGACGCTTCTTTACGTTCTCCTTCAGGAAATGCGGCCGCACGACGCTATGCTCGGAGTCATCCCCGGCCGCCGCGGCTTTTACAAACTGCACCGGTTCAAAGAGGCTCGACCCATTCCAGGGCTCTCGCTCTGCCTCCTTCAGGGCAGCCTGCTTTTTTTCAACGTCGATTACGTCAAAGGGCGGCTCGCCGCGATCGCGCGGGAATTGCCGGCGGAAACGCGCTGGTTCGTGCTCGACGCAAACGCGATCGCGCAACTCGACTCAACGGCGGCGGCGATGCTGGAGGACGCGCGGGCTATGTTCGCTGCAAAGGGCATTGCGTTCGGGATCGCAGAATTGCACAAAAGACCGCACGCCATCTTGGAGCGCGCCGGTCTCCTCGATGAGATCGGAAAGACGATGGTCTTCGAGGATCTTGAAGAGGCGGCGACGGCTTTCGCCGGGCTGCCTCCTAACGGCCCCCGATAA
- a CDS encoding acetate/propionate family kinase, protein MSSIAVLNAGSSSIKLAVYDRAMHPTLLLRGQIEGLGTKPRARLSDAQGKMLSEESFSDSNFDHDQATRALVRIGSQWLEGRSISAVGHRVVHGGPDYTAPLLVSEAVVEKLESFIPLAPLHQPHNLAPIRTLLALRPELPQVACFDTAFHGSQPPIAQAFAIPRRYSQDGVRRYGFHGISYEYITSRLAEVAPEIALGRLVVAHLGNGASLCAVHEALSVASTMGFTAVDGLMMGTRCGSLDPGVLIYLMDRYGLDARGLEDLMYRKSGLLGVSGLSSDMRALRASKESTAREAIALFVYRIVREIGSLAAALGGIDAIVFTGGIGENDAATRSEVSIGCAWLGLEIDEERNAAGELEISSASSRVKVLIVPTNEELKIAQSTWRVTSAA, encoded by the coding sequence ATGTCGAGTATCGCCGTCCTCAACGCCGGGTCCTCCAGCATCAAACTAGCTGTGTATGACCGCGCGATGCATCCGACTCTCCTGCTGCGCGGGCAGATCGAAGGACTCGGAACAAAACCGCGAGCGCGTCTCTCCGACGCCCAGGGCAAAATGCTCTCTGAAGAGTCGTTCTCCGATAGCAATTTCGATCACGATCAAGCGACGCGGGCGCTGGTTCGCATTGGCAGCCAGTGGCTCGAAGGACGAAGCATTTCGGCGGTCGGGCACCGAGTCGTCCACGGCGGCCCCGATTATACTGCGCCATTGCTCGTGAGCGAAGCCGTCGTCGAAAAGCTTGAGAGTTTCATCCCGCTCGCACCATTGCACCAGCCGCATAATCTCGCGCCGATTAGGACGCTCCTTGCCCTTCGTCCGGAGCTGCCGCAGGTCGCCTGCTTCGACACAGCCTTTCACGGCAGCCAGCCACCGATTGCGCAAGCCTTTGCGATTCCCAGACGCTATTCGCAGGATGGGGTCCGGCGCTACGGTTTTCACGGTATTTCGTATGAATACATCACGTCGCGCCTCGCGGAAGTCGCGCCCGAGATTGCGCTGGGCCGTCTCGTCGTTGCGCATTTAGGCAACGGTGCGAGCCTTTGCGCCGTTCATGAAGCGCTGAGCGTCGCGAGCACTATGGGCTTCACGGCTGTCGACGGCCTCATGATGGGCACTCGCTGTGGTTCACTTGATCCCGGAGTCTTGATCTATCTGATGGACCGCTACGGGCTCGACGCGCGGGGTCTCGAGGATCTGATGTACCGAAAGTCCGGTTTGCTAGGCGTGTCCGGACTGTCGTCGGACATGCGCGCATTGCGTGCCTCGAAGGAATCGACCGCACGAGAGGCTATCGCGCTATTCGTATACCGGATCGTACGGGAGATCGGCTCACTCGCGGCGGCACTCGGCGGGATCGACGCGATCGTTTTCACCGGCGGCATTGGCGAGAACGATGCCGCGACGCGGTCGGAAGTCTCCATCGGCTGCGCCTGGCTCGGGCTCGAGATTGACGAAGAGCGAAATGCAGCGGGAGAGCTCGAAATCAGCTCAGCCTCGTCACGTGTGAAAGTCCTGATCGTCCCGACCAATGAAGAACTGAAGATTGCGCAATCTACTTGGCGCGTCACGTCAGCGGCATAA
- a CDS encoding AlpA family phage regulatory protein: MRLEMKLIRYTDLVAKGVVNSRMTLKRMIDLQGFPPGRLVTPNSRAWTEEEVDQWIESRPTARKTDARSSMAEAV; encoded by the coding sequence ATGAGGCTAGAGATGAAGTTGATACGCTACACTGATTTAGTCGCGAAAGGTGTCGTCAATTCGCGCATGACGCTCAAGCGCATGATTGACCTTCAAGGATTTCCGCCTGGCAGACTCGTGACGCCCAATTCACGCGCCTGGACCGAGGAAGAGGTCGACCAATGGATTGAAAGCCGCCCGACCGCCCGTAAAACCGACGCCCGCTCCTCGATGGCGGAGGCGGTATAG
- a CDS encoding TAXI family TRAP transporter solute-binding subunit, which produces MKLNATLHRMIGVLCVATIVGVAAWGWHFFFRPVVLSVAVGPPGFDDAQLVASMARALVGAESHIRFSIEHTSGPIESLERLRKRKAQLAVIRNLGDVPDRVRSIAILHSDPLTIIAPKSAKIENFRELANKTLGLIGPPGSFAKLMAWMRLHYGGRFLSIDIPPVAAEIAEAVNAKKIDALLFVAPTTESGVILERWASALKLIRKSMDVVSIDDAEAIETAAPVFDQGEIASGAFGGSPPFPAENVTTLLVTTYLVADQSVRPGIITELTRFIFENRQRFVPDAPVATLIKAASTDKDAIIPVHKGAEDFFDGEEQTFMDQYGDWIYTGPIILGALYSVVLAIWQSLRPLRPSREAPLLATVPEIICSVKNATSLENLEAISARVDAAIERISAEALDGKLQDSKVGASSLAIGHINRLMQAKRAELRSKSGV; this is translated from the coding sequence ATGAAATTGAACGCAACCCTACACCGGATGATCGGCGTGCTCTGCGTCGCCACAATCGTCGGCGTCGCGGCATGGGGGTGGCATTTTTTCTTTCGTCCGGTCGTTTTGTCCGTCGCGGTCGGCCCGCCGGGCTTTGATGACGCCCAACTGGTCGCGTCCATGGCCAGGGCTCTGGTCGGTGCAGAATCTCACATCCGCTTTTCGATCGAACACACCTCCGGGCCAATTGAATCGCTTGAGCGACTGAGAAAACGAAAGGCGCAACTCGCAGTCATTAGAAACTTGGGAGACGTGCCGGATCGAGTTCGATCGATTGCGATCTTGCATAGCGACCCACTCACAATTATCGCGCCAAAATCGGCGAAGATCGAGAACTTTCGTGAGTTGGCGAACAAGACATTGGGGCTGATTGGGCCGCCGGGTTCTTTTGCCAAGCTCATGGCGTGGATGCGGCTGCACTACGGTGGCAGGTTCTTGTCGATCGACATACCGCCCGTCGCCGCCGAGATAGCTGAAGCGGTCAATGCAAAGAAAATCGACGCCCTGCTGTTTGTCGCTCCAACGACAGAAAGCGGCGTCATTTTGGAAAGATGGGCTTCTGCTCTGAAATTGATCCGCAAGTCGATGGATGTTGTGTCGATCGACGATGCCGAAGCGATCGAAACTGCTGCGCCGGTATTTGACCAAGGAGAAATCGCTTCTGGTGCGTTCGGTGGCTCGCCGCCTTTCCCGGCCGAAAATGTGACCACGCTGCTGGTGACGACATACCTCGTCGCGGATCAGAGCGTTCGACCAGGCATTATCACGGAATTGACCCGCTTCATTTTCGAGAATCGACAGCGTTTCGTCCCCGACGCGCCGGTCGCAACGCTGATCAAGGCAGCGAGCACCGACAAGGACGCAATCATACCCGTACACAAGGGCGCCGAGGACTTTTTCGACGGCGAGGAACAGACCTTCATGGACCAGTACGGCGACTGGATCTACACGGGACCCATCATCCTTGGTGCGCTTTACTCCGTCGTACTGGCGATCTGGCAGTCGCTCAGGCCTTTGCGGCCTTCGCGAGAAGCCCCTCTCTTGGCTACCGTTCCCGAAATCATTTGTAGCGTTAAAAATGCCACATCGCTGGAAAACCTCGAAGCCATAAGCGCGCGCGTCGACGCCGCCATCGAACGCATCTCGGCCGAGGCGCTCGATGGCAAGCTCCAGGACAGCAAAGTCGGGGCCAGTTCTCTCGCCATCGGGCACATTAATAGGCTAATGCAGGCGAAACGCGCTGAGCTTCGGAGCAAGTCCGGCGTTTGA
- the fabI gene encoding enoyl-ACP reductase FabI, translating to METQIRRVLMGQKALVVGIANDQSIAYGCAKAFRMAGADLAITWLNEKARPHVEPLAAELEAQIMAPLDVSNSTDLEALFETIEKAWGRLDVLVHSIAFAPKDDLQGGLLNCSAAGFAKAMDVSCHSFVRMAKLAAPLMTNGGAMFAMSYNGANKVVPNYNVMGPVKAALEAACRYLAYELGPSDIRVHAISPGPLKTRAASGIKDFEMLLNEAASKAPLGELVDIMDVGWTCAYLATPFAHRLTGGTVYVDGGANIIA from the coding sequence ATGGAAACGCAGATCAGGCGTGTGCTTATGGGGCAGAAGGCCCTTGTCGTCGGGATCGCCAATGACCAGTCAATCGCCTATGGCTGCGCCAAGGCGTTTCGCATGGCAGGCGCGGATCTCGCCATCACCTGGCTCAACGAGAAGGCGCGACCGCATGTGGAGCCGCTAGCGGCCGAGCTCGAAGCCCAGATCATGGCGCCGCTCGACGTCTCCAATTCGACGGACCTCGAGGCGTTGTTCGAGACAATCGAGAAGGCCTGGGGGCGGCTCGACGTTCTCGTTCATTCAATCGCCTTCGCTCCAAAGGACGATTTGCAAGGCGGACTTCTCAATTGCTCGGCCGCAGGCTTTGCAAAGGCGATGGACGTTTCCTGCCATTCCTTCGTGCGGATGGCGAAGCTCGCTGCGCCGCTGATGACGAATGGCGGCGCGATGTTCGCGATGAGTTACAACGGCGCGAACAAAGTCGTGCCCAACTACAATGTGATGGGGCCCGTGAAGGCCGCGCTCGAGGCGGCATGCCGCTATCTTGCTTATGAACTCGGACCGAGCGACATTCGTGTCCACGCCATCTCGCCGGGACCCCTGAAGACCCGAGCCGCTTCGGGTATCAAGGATTTCGAAATGCTGCTCAACGAGGCGGCGAGCAAGGCGCCGCTCGGCGAACTGGTCGACATCATGGATGTCGGCTGGACCTGCGCCTACCTGGCGACGCCCTTCGCACACCGGCTCACGGGCGGCACGGTCTATGTCGACGGCGGCGCCAACATCATTGCCTGA
- a CDS encoding tyrosine-type recombinase/integrase — translation MVAKRDFTDRFLRAIKPAETGKRVIVYDAQIPGFGIRVTDRSSEESRGAFVLVTRFPGSPNPTPRRIGDYPAMSLAKARGIAREWREDIRQGIDPKVKEADRLRQEARRRADTFASAFDAFAEDHLSTLRTGDVVKKAVRKHAYPLWAERPISEIKRADVNELIRSLRKDAPIGANRVLAYLKKFFSWAVDEELIEASPAAAIKKPSKENKRDRVLTEVEIRAIWQACGELSVFGRAFKLMLLTGQRRAEVGGMTWTEIDRKQRLWTLGRDRTKADRAHEVPLSELALAIIDGCPKLGDFVFSTGRRLAPQKGTKTKAGPISGWGKSKSRLDQLALEKVAAGAEPGAAPVIGEWHLHDLRRTCATYLAKLGADRIVISKILNHAEGGVTGVYDRHRYDHEKRRALELWSERLAAIIDPKEATNVVTLNPRGKA, via the coding sequence ATGGTGGCGAAACGGGATTTCACCGACCGTTTTTTAAGAGCGATCAAGCCAGCCGAAACGGGCAAGCGCGTGATCGTCTATGACGCCCAAATCCCTGGGTTCGGCATCCGGGTAACGGACCGAAGCAGTGAAGAGAGCAGGGGAGCCTTCGTCCTCGTCACCCGCTTCCCCGGGAGCCCTAATCCAACGCCCCGCCGGATCGGTGACTATCCCGCCATGTCTCTTGCCAAAGCCAGAGGGATCGCCCGTGAATGGCGCGAGGACATTCGGCAAGGGATCGATCCCAAGGTCAAAGAGGCAGATCGTCTGCGCCAAGAGGCACGCCGACGGGCGGACACGTTTGCTTCTGCCTTCGACGCTTTTGCCGAAGACCACCTGTCGACCCTAAGGACTGGCGATGTTGTGAAGAAGGCCGTGCGGAAGCACGCCTATCCGCTGTGGGCGGAGCGCCCGATTTCCGAGATCAAGCGGGCCGACGTGAATGAGCTGATCCGCTCTCTTCGGAAGGATGCTCCTATAGGAGCCAATCGGGTGCTCGCATATCTCAAGAAATTCTTTAGCTGGGCCGTCGATGAAGAGTTGATTGAAGCGTCGCCAGCCGCGGCGATCAAGAAGCCCTCCAAAGAGAATAAGCGGGACCGCGTTTTAACAGAGGTTGAGATTCGGGCAATTTGGCAGGCGTGCGGCGAGCTAAGTGTTTTTGGGCGCGCATTTAAGTTGATGCTTTTGACCGGCCAACGCCGTGCTGAAGTCGGCGGGATGACTTGGACCGAGATCGATCGCAAACAAAGGCTTTGGACTCTGGGGAGAGATCGCACCAAAGCCGATCGCGCCCATGAAGTGCCGTTGTCGGAGCTGGCGTTGGCGATTATCGACGGTTGCCCCAAACTTGGGGACTTCGTTTTCTCGACTGGCCGACGTCTGGCGCCGCAGAAAGGGACCAAGACCAAAGCTGGGCCGATAAGCGGTTGGGGCAAATCCAAGAGCAGGCTGGACCAGCTCGCTCTTGAGAAGGTCGCGGCAGGAGCCGAGCCAGGCGCTGCCCCCGTGATCGGCGAGTGGCATCTACACGATCTGCGGCGGACCTGCGCTACATATCTAGCGAAGCTGGGAGCCGACCGGATCGTGATTTCGAAGATTTTGAACCATGCTGAGGGTGGCGTCACTGGCGTTTATGATCGCCACCGGTACGACCATGAGAAACGCCGCGCCCTGGAGCTGTGGAGCGAGCGCTTGGCTGCGATCATAGACCCAAAAGAAGCGACCAATGTTGTGACGCTGAATCCGCGAGGGAAAGCATGA
- a CDS encoding Spy/CpxP family protein refolding chaperone, which produces MLTKVAIGLTTLFISGSSLGYAQQAAAPAPQTQQRFSASDWNALTAARIAVVKATLQLKPDQTQYWPAIEEAIRNRATTREQRMVALRATLGEQDEFQPIEFMRARADALGQKAESLRKLADAWQPLYATLDQDQKRRMRLLAVHVLRELSGAAESRERREETEED; this is translated from the coding sequence ATGTTGACGAAGGTTGCGATTGGACTGACCACCCTTTTCATTTCTGGGTCTTCACTCGGCTATGCTCAGCAGGCCGCCGCACCGGCACCGCAGACACAGCAGCGCTTCAGTGCGTCTGATTGGAACGCCTTGACCGCTGCGCGAATTGCGGTCGTCAAGGCTACACTGCAACTGAAACCGGACCAGACGCAATATTGGCCGGCAATCGAGGAGGCCATCCGCAACAGAGCGACGACGAGGGAACAACGCATGGTGGCCTTGCGTGCGACTCTCGGGGAACAGGACGAGTTCCAACCTATTGAGTTTATGCGTGCGCGTGCTGACGCATTGGGTCAAAAAGCGGAATCACTTCGGAAGCTTGCCGATGCGTGGCAGCCGCTTTATGCCACCCTCGATCAGGACCAGAAACGGCGGATGCGCTTGCTTGCCGTGCATGTCCTTCGTGAGCTCAGCGGAGCCGCTGAAAGTCGCGAGAGGCGGGAGGAGACCGAAGAGGATTGA
- a CDS encoding phosphate acetyltransferase translates to MKPVSRVEGREKYQRLIEAAASAGAVTTAVAHPCDAASLEGAVEAARLNLIVPILVGPAARIRDVAAKNGIEIPSLRIVDALHSHDSAEKAVELVRKGEAEALMKGSLHTDEVMGAVVARDSGIRTARRISHCFIMDVPGHSDPLIITDAAVNIAPTLEEKVDIVQNAIDLAHALKAPEVRVAILSAMETVNPKVPSTIDAAALCKMADRGQITGAVLDGPLALDNAISEAAAAVKQIVSPVAGRANVLVVPDLESGNMLAKSLSFLAGADSAGIVLGARVPIILTSRADSLVARLASCAVAALVAAARRKDVAAAVR, encoded by the coding sequence ATGAAGCCCGTTTCAAGAGTCGAAGGCCGAGAGAAATATCAACGTCTCATCGAAGCCGCCGCCTCAGCTGGCGCCGTCACGACCGCGGTGGCGCATCCATGCGACGCGGCGTCGCTTGAAGGAGCGGTCGAGGCAGCGCGGCTGAATCTTATCGTCCCGATTCTCGTCGGCCCGGCCGCGCGGATCCGCGACGTTGCAGCGAAAAATGGGATCGAAATTCCGAGCCTGCGGATCGTCGATGCGCTCCATAGTCACGATTCCGCGGAGAAGGCGGTAGAACTGGTCCGAAAGGGTGAAGCGGAAGCTCTGATGAAGGGCAGCCTCCACACCGACGAAGTAATGGGCGCGGTTGTGGCGCGCGACAGCGGCATTCGAACGGCGCGGCGCATCAGCCATTGCTTTATCATGGACGTGCCCGGACATTCCGACCCGCTGATTATCACTGACGCAGCAGTCAATATCGCCCCGACGCTCGAGGAAAAGGTCGATATTGTCCAAAACGCCATCGACCTCGCTCATGCCTTGAAGGCTCCCGAGGTGCGGGTCGCGATTCTCTCGGCGATGGAGACGGTCAATCCCAAAGTGCCCTCGACGATCGATGCGGCGGCGCTGTGCAAGATGGCGGATCGCGGTCAGATTACCGGCGCGGTGTTAGACGGCCCTCTCGCACTCGACAACGCAATTAGCGAGGCGGCGGCCGCCGTCAAACAGATAGTGTCGCCGGTGGCGGGCCGCGCCAATGTGCTGGTCGTGCCCGACCTCGAGTCTGGAAATATGCTCGCCAAGAGTCTGTCCTTTCTCGCCGGCGCTGACAGCGCCGGCATCGTGCTTGGGGCCAGGGTTCCGATCATCCTGACGAGCCGCGCTGACTCGCTGGTCGCACGGCTCGCGTCATGCGCGGTCGCCGCCCTCGTCGCCGCTGCGCGACGCAAAGACGTCGCAGCGGCGGTTCGATGA
- a CDS encoding GNAT family N-acetyltransferase has translation MLNTAKYSAVEVLRNGRKVEIRALRIDDRADLLDAVERTGAQSLYRRFFGAKRDLSEKEIEFFLNIDFVNHVALVATVEEGSRAVIVGGGRYIMVRPGSAEVAFVVVDEYQGLGIGRALMRHLVVIARDAGLEELVAEVLPDNMPMRKVFEKSGLGCNMKGDGPIVHVVLRLSE, from the coding sequence ATGTTGAACACAGCCAAATATTCGGCGGTCGAGGTGCTGCGCAACGGACGCAAGGTCGAAATCCGCGCGCTCAGAATCGACGACCGCGCTGACCTTCTCGACGCCGTCGAACGCACCGGTGCGCAGTCGTTGTATCGGCGTTTTTTCGGTGCAAAACGCGACCTTTCGGAAAAGGAAATCGAATTCTTTTTGAACATCGATTTCGTAAATCATGTCGCCTTGGTCGCGACAGTGGAAGAAGGGAGCCGAGCCGTAATCGTCGGCGGCGGACGCTACATCATGGTGCGGCCTGGATCGGCGGAAGTCGCCTTTGTCGTTGTCGACGAATACCAAGGGCTGGGCATCGGTAGAGCGCTGATGCGCCATCTCGTCGTGATTGCTCGCGACGCCGGGCTCGAGGAATTGGTTGCGGAGGTCCTACCCGACAACATGCCGATGCGGAAGGTGTTCGAGAAAAGCGGGCTCGGCTGCAATATGAAGGGCGACGGCCCGATCGTCCACGTCGTGCTTCGACTTTCTGAATGA